Proteins found in one Crassostrea angulata isolate pt1a10 chromosome 3, ASM2561291v2, whole genome shotgun sequence genomic segment:
- the LOC128176979 gene encoding uncharacterized protein LOC128176979, translating into MNLLNHHREPLPLPPGTSPLTTGNLSPYQREPLPLPLGTSPLTTGNLSPYHREHLSLPPGTSPLTAGNLFPYHWEPLPLPPGTSPLTTGNLSPYHWGPLPLPPLPFPLGTSALTTGDLSPYHRGPLPLPPGTSPLTTGNLSFYHREPLPSPLTTGNLSPYHWEPLPLPPGTSPLTTGNLSPYHCEPLPLPPGTSPLTTGNLSPYHREPLPLPPGTSPLTDR; encoded by the exons ATGAAT CTGTTAAACCACCACCGGGAACCTCTCCCCTTACCACCGGGAACCTCTCCCCTTACCACCGGGAATCTCTCCCCTTACCAACGGGAACCTCTCCCCTTACCACTGGGAACCTCTCCCCTTACCACTGGGAACCTCTCCCCTTACCACCGGGAACATCTCTCCTTACCACCGGGAACCTCTCCCCTTACCGCCGGGAACCTCTTCCCTTACCACTGGGAACCTCTCCCCTTACCACCGGGAACCTCTCCCCTTACCACCGGGAACCTCTCCCCTTACCACTGGGGACCTCTCCCCTTACCACCTCTCCCCTTTCCACTGGGAACCTCTGCCCTTACCACCGGGGACCTCTCCCCTTACCACCGGGGACCTCTCCCCTTACCACCGGGAACCTCTCCCCTTACCACTGGGAACCTCTCCTTTTACCACCGGGAACCTCTCCCCTCTCCCCTTACCACTGGGAACCTCTCCCCTTACCACTGGGAACCTCTCCCCTTACCACCGGGAACCTCTCCCCTTACCACTGGGAACCTCTCCCCTTACCACTGTGAACCTCTCCCCTTACCACCGGGAACCTCTCCCCTTACCACTGGGAACCTCTCCCCTTACCACCGGGAACCTCTCCCCTTACCTCCGGGAACCTCTCCCCTTACCGACCGTTGA
- the LOC128178618 gene encoding tripartite motif-containing protein 59-like isoform X2: MTTEKEEEEKRLEEKMKELENDSGFNQPMETGVVIPTPDKNNKKNLVFDEERFEDTFLKCLICRETFDEDEKMPKMLPCHHTFCLDCLKQMFRVEGEFRRNLTSAFRSMPVAVKISCPTCREGLIASEAEILRLPNDHTVRELVAFVRCTGKPDVAYCKKHQMQPLNFFCEPCITPVCRDCTVIDHKEKNGHIVMNVEEALHKYVPVLDETLTEMESEEKTLHDKRMALEKASDNLEQIQKELGVQIRQTFDRIRDAIDERERELYTAAEHEIDKKRQEISDQLELALNREETFKSERMKLNTAKETKNIAAMFSNHQSAREALMEKVTVHGPSRAIRDFAVSFQFNSRQENNIRHYISNFGDVTFKNA, encoded by the exons ATGACAACAGAAAAAGAGGAGGAAGAGAAAAGACTGGAGGAGAAAATGAAAGAGCTGGAAAATGATTCAG GGTTTAACCAACCAATGGAAACCGGAGTGGTGATCCCAACTCCTGACAAAAACAATAAGAAGAACCTTGTCTTTGACGAAGAGAGATTCGAGGACACCTTTCTGAAATGCTTGATCTGTCGAGAAACGTTTGACGAGGATGAAAAGATGCCAAAAATGTTGCCATGTCACCATACATTTTGCCTGGATTGCCTGAAGCAGATGTTCCGAGTGGAGGGCGAGTTTCGGCGCAATCTGACGTCAGCGTTTCGTAGCATGCCCGTGGCTGTCAAAATATCGTGCCCGACTTGTCGGGAGGGACTTATTGCATCAGAAGCAGAGATTTTACGGCTTCCAAATGATCACACAGTCCGCGAACTAGTGGCGTTCGTCAGATGCACGGGGAAGCCGGATGTCGCCTACTGCAAGAAGCACCAGATGCAGCCGCTGAACTTTTTCTGTGAGCCGTGTATCACCCCCGTGTGTAGGGATTGCACCGTTATTGACCACAAGGAGAAGAATGGGCACATCGTGATGAACGTGGAAGAGGCCCTCCACAAGTACGTGCCAGTCTTAGACGAAACTTTAACAGAGATGGAAAGCGAGGAGAAGACGCTCCACGACAAGCGGATGGCTCTAGAGAAAGCGTCCGACAACCTGGAGCAGATTCAAAAAGAGCTCGGAGTCCAGATCAGACAAACGTTTGACCGTATCCGCGACGCCATTGATGAGCGGGAGAGGGAACTCTACACAGCGGCGGAGCACGAGATCGACAAAAAACGTCAGGAGATCTCAGACCAGCTAGAGTTAGCTTTAAATCGTGAAGAGACTTTCAAATCGGAGAGAATGAAATTAAACACTgccaaagaaacaaaaaacattgCTGCCATGTTTTCGAACCATCAGTCGGCGCGTGAAGCCCTCATGGAGAAGGTTACAGTTCACGGTCCTTCTCGCGCAATTCGAGATTTCGCCGTGAGCTTCCAGTTTAACAGTCGACAGGAAAATAATATCCGGCATTACATCTCAAATTTTGGTGACGTCACGTTCAAGAATGCATGA
- the LOC128178156 gene encoding tripartite motif-containing protein 2-like: protein MASAIAESSKVVSPIRKRTASEEETLQSLRTEFDFQQKQKLLKDNRSILVDEESFIETFLKCLICRELYDDVVHPPKLLHCHHSLCLQCILLIFQKEAEYRTSLTPAYSELPTAVTVICPTCRTNFITTQDGIRELPTDHRIIQLIDFVSHTERYTTDFCPLHKFQPINFFCERCTTYVCRDCTIVDHQEALGHTVVDFEGAIKKYIPILDKAIKEMDSEKDAIKTKHKAVEDAIENLDEEENKVSNEIKETFAKLKKILEEREQEVLQMAKREVGNEKNKLKEKLTEMEKRTEELDQNINEIEKTKEDGKLETLYRTSRTYSGYRSEPVVKVREVDEGVVAKFSFNSRDENTLANKLQNFGDVSSYTESVYTRSTSGRPALSEDRYGGSRYSTLSDSRYSSSTSSSSYSSRYSSPYNRYSYRT, encoded by the exons ATGGCGTCTGCTATTGCAGAATCCTCCAAGGTTGTCTCACCCATACGAAAAAGAACTGCGTCAGAAG AGGAGACGCTGCAGTCGTTACGGACAGAGTTTGACTTTCAGCAGAAGCAGAAGTTGTTGAAAGACAACAGGAGTATCCTAGTGGACGAGGAGAGTTTTATCGAGACCTTCCTTAAATGTTTGATCTGTCGGGAGCTGTACGACGACGTCGTCCATCCGCCCAAACTCCTCCACTGCCACCACTCTCTCTGTCTTCAGTGCATCCTTCTCATTTTTCAGAAAGAGGCTGAATACAGGACGAGCCTCACGCCTGCGTACAGTGAACTTCCGACTGCTGTGACGGTCATCTGTCCCACGTGTCGTACGAACTTTATCACGACCCAGGACGGTATACGGGAACTCCCAACAGATCACCGTATCATACAACTCATAGACTTCGTCAGTCACACCGAACGTTATACTACCGACTTCTGTCCGCTTCATAAATTTCAGCCAATCAACTTCTTCTGTGAGCGTTGTACCACTTACGTGTGTCGAGACTGCACCATTGTAGATCACCAAGAAGCGTTAGGTCATACCGTGGTAGACTTCGAAGGTGCAATAAAGAAGTACATTCCAATTCTCGATAAAGCCATAAAAGAAATGGATTCAGAAAAAGACGCCATTAAGACAAAGCATAAGGCTGTCGAGGACGCCATAGAGAATCTAGACGAAGAGGAAAACAAAGTATCGAACGAAATCAAGGAAACCTTTGCCAAGCTGAAAAAGATCCTAGAAGAGAGGGAGCAGGAAGTCCTACAGATGGCGAAAAGGGAAGTCGGAAACgagaaaaacaaactaaaagaGAAATTGACTGAAATGGAAAAACGGACTGAGGAGCTCGATCAGAACATAAACGAGATAGAGAAGACGAAGGAGGACGGAAAGCTGGAGACTCTGTACCGAACGTCCCGGACCTACTCCGGCTACCGGTCCGAGCCCGTCGTCAAAGTCCGCGAGGTAGACGAAGGGGTGGTGGCCAAATTCTCATTCAACAGCAGAGACGAGAACACGCTGGCCAACAAACTCCAGAACTTCGGCGACGTGTCCTCTTACACCGAGTCTGTGTACACCAGGTCTACTTCCGGTAGGCCGGCGCTGAGCGAAGACCGCTATGGCGGCTCCAGGTACAGCACGCTGAGTGATAGCAGGTACTCGTCTTCAACGTCATCATCGTCTTACTCATCGCGTTACTCATCGCCCTACAACAGGTACTCCTACCGGACGTGA
- the LOC128178618 gene encoding tripartite motif-containing protein 59-like isoform X1 — translation MARFLIQPGLNSDFTPTLRLPVSEIDGINVHSNVKWRQLSTHHREHCFNHFITETMTTEKEEEEKRLEEKMKELENDSGFNQPMETGVVIPTPDKNNKKNLVFDEERFEDTFLKCLICRETFDEDEKMPKMLPCHHTFCLDCLKQMFRVEGEFRRNLTSAFRSMPVAVKISCPTCREGLIASEAEILRLPNDHTVRELVAFVRCTGKPDVAYCKKHQMQPLNFFCEPCITPVCRDCTVIDHKEKNGHIVMNVEEALHKYVPVLDETLTEMESEEKTLHDKRMALEKASDNLEQIQKELGVQIRQTFDRIRDAIDERERELYTAAEHEIDKKRQEISDQLELALNREETFKSERMKLNTAKETKNIAAMFSNHQSAREALMEKVTVHGPSRAIRDFAVSFQFNSRQENNIRHYISNFGDVTFKNA, via the exons ATGGCGAGATTTCTTATTCAACCTGGATTAAATTCAGATTTCACACCAACACTCAGACTGCCTGTGTCTGAGATAGATGGTATTAATGTTCATAGCAATGTCAAGTGGAGACAGCTCTCAACTCATCACAGGGAACATTGTTTCAATCATTTTATAACTG AAACCATGACAACAGAAAAAGAGGAGGAAGAGAAAAGACTGGAGGAGAAAATGAAAGAGCTGGAAAATGATTCAG GGTTTAACCAACCAATGGAAACCGGAGTGGTGATCCCAACTCCTGACAAAAACAATAAGAAGAACCTTGTCTTTGACGAAGAGAGATTCGAGGACACCTTTCTGAAATGCTTGATCTGTCGAGAAACGTTTGACGAGGATGAAAAGATGCCAAAAATGTTGCCATGTCACCATACATTTTGCCTGGATTGCCTGAAGCAGATGTTCCGAGTGGAGGGCGAGTTTCGGCGCAATCTGACGTCAGCGTTTCGTAGCATGCCCGTGGCTGTCAAAATATCGTGCCCGACTTGTCGGGAGGGACTTATTGCATCAGAAGCAGAGATTTTACGGCTTCCAAATGATCACACAGTCCGCGAACTAGTGGCGTTCGTCAGATGCACGGGGAAGCCGGATGTCGCCTACTGCAAGAAGCACCAGATGCAGCCGCTGAACTTTTTCTGTGAGCCGTGTATCACCCCCGTGTGTAGGGATTGCACCGTTATTGACCACAAGGAGAAGAATGGGCACATCGTGATGAACGTGGAAGAGGCCCTCCACAAGTACGTGCCAGTCTTAGACGAAACTTTAACAGAGATGGAAAGCGAGGAGAAGACGCTCCACGACAAGCGGATGGCTCTAGAGAAAGCGTCCGACAACCTGGAGCAGATTCAAAAAGAGCTCGGAGTCCAGATCAGACAAACGTTTGACCGTATCCGCGACGCCATTGATGAGCGGGAGAGGGAACTCTACACAGCGGCGGAGCACGAGATCGACAAAAAACGTCAGGAGATCTCAGACCAGCTAGAGTTAGCTTTAAATCGTGAAGAGACTTTCAAATCGGAGAGAATGAAATTAAACACTgccaaagaaacaaaaaacattgCTGCCATGTTTTCGAACCATCAGTCGGCGCGTGAAGCCCTCATGGAGAAGGTTACAGTTCACGGTCCTTCTCGCGCAATTCGAGATTTCGCCGTGAGCTTCCAGTTTAACAGTCGACAGGAAAATAATATCCGGCATTACATCTCAAATTTTGGTGACGTCACGTTCAAGAATGCATGA